A genome region from Hymenobacter tibetensis includes the following:
- a CDS encoding cellulase family glycosylhydrolase, with amino-acid sequence MNKIVFFIVLLLISPDTYAQKAKAGAKKSISRSAAVGQRWTIEQAQAWYKAHPWMTGANFTPSTAINQLEMWQAATFDPTTIDRELGWAEGIGFNTMRVFLHSQAWQQDPEGFKQRVDTYLGIADKHHIQTMFVFFDDCWNKDPKPGLQPAPKTGIHNSGWMQDPGDPASRDSTTFVKLKPYVQDVLNRFKNDRRILLWDLYNEPGNSGKLATSLPLLRNVFAWAREVNPSQPLSVGLWAWDFQQLNTFQAQHSDIITYHNYDEAATHQRLIELLETHGRPLICTEYMARTRNSRFSTILPLLQKQNVGAINWGLVDGKTNTKYQWETPLADGSEPVEWFHEVFRKDGSPYRADETELIKKLNAQGAPAAK; translated from the coding sequence ATGAATAAAATAGTGTTTTTCATTGTCCTGCTATTGATTTCGCCGGATACTTATGCGCAGAAGGCTAAGGCAGGGGCAAAGAAGAGTATCTCTCGGTCGGCTGCGGTGGGCCAGCGCTGGACCATCGAGCAGGCGCAGGCGTGGTACAAGGCGCACCCATGGATGACGGGCGCCAATTTCACGCCGAGCACAGCCATCAACCAGCTGGAAATGTGGCAGGCGGCCACCTTCGACCCCACCACTATTGACCGGGAACTAGGCTGGGCCGAAGGCATCGGCTTCAACACCATGCGGGTGTTTCTGCACAGCCAGGCGTGGCAGCAGGACCCGGAAGGCTTCAAGCAGCGCGTGGATACCTACCTCGGCATTGCCGACAAGCACCACATCCAAACCATGTTTGTGTTCTTTGATGACTGCTGGAACAAAGACCCCAAGCCTGGCCTGCAGCCCGCGCCCAAAACCGGCATCCATAACTCCGGCTGGATGCAAGACCCCGGCGACCCCGCCTCCCGCGATTCCACCACCTTCGTGAAGCTCAAGCCCTACGTGCAGGACGTGTTGAACCGGTTCAAGAACGACCGGCGCATTCTGCTCTGGGACTTGTACAATGAGCCCGGCAACTCCGGCAAGCTGGCCACGTCGTTGCCGCTGCTGCGCAATGTGTTTGCCTGGGCCCGCGAGGTGAACCCTAGCCAGCCGCTGAGTGTAGGGCTATGGGCCTGGGATTTTCAGCAGCTTAATACCTTCCAGGCCCAGCATTCCGATATTATCACCTACCACAACTACGACGAGGCCGCCACGCACCAGCGGCTTATTGAGTTGCTGGAAACGCACGGCCGGCCACTGATTTGCACCGAGTATATGGCCCGCACCCGCAACTCGCGCTTTTCCACTATTCTGCCGCTTCTCCAGAAACAAAACGTGGGCGCCATCAACTGGGGCCTGGTGGATGGCAAGACCAACACCAAGTACCAATGGGAAACCCCACTGGCCGACGGCAGTGAGCCAGTGGAATGGTTTCACGAAGTGTTTCGGAAAGACGGCAGCCCGTACCGGGCCGATGAGACCGAGCTAATCAAAAAGCTGAACGCGCAAGGGGCTCCGGCCGCCAAATAA